From a region of the Zingiber officinale cultivar Zhangliang chromosome 4B, Zo_v1.1, whole genome shotgun sequence genome:
- the LOC121975786 gene encoding uncharacterized protein LOC121975786 isoform X2: protein MAATPSKKLQRSRSHVLEAPMGSENSDPNIPSPSPLSSQKSERSPAVGSDESKGSGSKTRGRDPPPAPGRARKFIVAKKSSRRAGNGIDFEKCRKEAYETLRASQEEFFRIGRSSGVAGVVNPVDVEAGVSVDRSNKEGVNGTREVLDSGTEDTEDCSEARKLRDLVKEEAPEPGSGRVRHLVKAFENFLSISKDDAVEKSEDRDPNVMNWTLPGLQQSCKTEAAKTSFAYVFSSSEFIPSKKPTRESQLKSSVDENVERLSLGRRTSGEGRNKRISSDCLRRSWDKMLKMTSQHPFKLRTEQRGRIKEEQFIKKVKEMLVEEEKQRIPIAQGLPWTIDEPEILLKPPIKESTEPLDLVLHSDVRAVQRAGFDKFVAERLSFAEQLRLEREMQQKFEEEEEIRRLKRELVPKAQPMPYFDRPFVPKRSEKPCTIPKEPRFRICPRKSSCASRFK from the exons ATGGCGGCGACTCCGTCGAAGAAGCTGCAGCGCTCCCGATCTCATGTGTTGGAGGCACCGATGGGCTCGGAGAATTCCGATCCCAATATTCCCTCCCCGTCTCCTCTTTCCTCGCAGAAATCGGAGAGGTCTCCAGCGGTTGGATCGGACGAGTCGAAGGGTTCAGGGAGTAAGACCCGCGGTCGGGATCCACCGCCCGCTCCGGGACGAGCGAGGAAGTTCATCGTCGCGAAGAAGAGCTCCAGGAGGGCGGGGAATGGGATTGACTTCGAGAAGTGCCGAAAAGAAGCTTACGAGACCCTCCGAGCGTCGCAGGAGGAGTTTTTTAGGATAGGCCGATCTTCGGGAGTGGCCGGTGTCGTGAATCCTGTAGACGTTGAAGCTGGCGTGTCCGTTGATCGAAGCAATAAGGAGGGAGTGAATGGGACGAGAGAGGTTTTGGATTCGGGGACTGAAGATACTGAAGACTGTTCAGAGGCGAGGAAGCTGAGAGATTTGGTGAAGGAGGAGGCACCCGAGCCTGGATCTGGTCGCGTTAGGCATCTGGTAAAGGCATTTGAGAACTTCCTTTCCATTTCAAAGGATGATGCTGTTGAAAAGTCAGAAGACAGAGATCCGAACGTGATGAATTGGACATTGCCAGGCTTACAGCAATCGTGCAAGACTGAGGCAGCGAAAACTTCATTTGCATATGTTTTTTCTTCGTCAGAGTTTATACCTTCTAAAAAACCTACTAGGGAGTCGCAGTTGAAGTCTTCAGTGGATGAAAATGTTGAAAG GCTGAGCTTGGGGAGAAGGACATCTGGTGAAGGAAGGAACAAACGTATT AGCTCTGATTGTCTTAGGAGGAGCTGGGATAAGATGCTTAAAATGACAAGCCAACATCCATTCAAGCTCAGGACCGAG CAAAGAGGAAGGATTAAAGAAGAACAATTTATCAAGAAAGTGAAAGAAATGCTGGTTGAGGAGGAGAAGCAACGTATACCTATTGCCCAAGGCCTTCCATGGACCATAGATGAACCAGAG ATCTTGTTGAAGCCCCCCATTAAAGAAAGCACTGAACCTCTAGACCTTGTTTTGCATAGTGATGTGCGTGCAGTTCAAAGGGCTGGGTTTGATAAATTT GTAGCTGAGCGGCTGAGCTTTGCCGAACAACTAAGATTAGAAAGGGAGATGCAACAGAAg tttgaagaagaagaagaaatacggAGGCTCAAAAGAGAGCTTGTGCCTAAAGCTCAACCGATGCCATACTTTGATCGACCCTTTGTTCCTAAAAG GTCGGAAAAGCCTTGCACAATCCCAAAGGAACCAAGATTTCGCATCTGCCCAAGAAAATCTTCATG TGCTTCAAGGTTCAAATAA
- the LOC121975786 gene encoding uncharacterized protein LOC121975786 isoform X1: MAATPSKKLQRSRSHVLEAPMGSENSDPNIPSPSPLSSQKSERSPAVGSDESKGSGSKTRGRDPPPAPGRARKFIVAKKSSRRAGNGIDFEKCRKEAYETLRASQEEFFRIGRSSGVAGVVNPVDVEAGVSVDRSNKEGVNGTREVLDSGTEDTEDCSEARKLRDLVKEEAPEPGSGRVRHLVKAFENFLSISKDDAVEKSEDRDPNVMNWTLPGLQQSCKTEAAKTSFAYVFSSSEFIPSKKPTRESQLKSSVDENVERLSLGRRTSGEGRNKRIVRKSCILQSSDCLRRSWDKMLKMTSQHPFKLRTEQRGRIKEEQFIKKVKEMLVEEEKQRIPIAQGLPWTIDEPEILLKPPIKESTEPLDLVLHSDVRAVQRAGFDKFVAERLSFAEQLRLEREMQQKFEEEEEIRRLKRELVPKAQPMPYFDRPFVPKRSEKPCTIPKEPRFRICPRKSSCASRFK; this comes from the exons ATGGCGGCGACTCCGTCGAAGAAGCTGCAGCGCTCCCGATCTCATGTGTTGGAGGCACCGATGGGCTCGGAGAATTCCGATCCCAATATTCCCTCCCCGTCTCCTCTTTCCTCGCAGAAATCGGAGAGGTCTCCAGCGGTTGGATCGGACGAGTCGAAGGGTTCAGGGAGTAAGACCCGCGGTCGGGATCCACCGCCCGCTCCGGGACGAGCGAGGAAGTTCATCGTCGCGAAGAAGAGCTCCAGGAGGGCGGGGAATGGGATTGACTTCGAGAAGTGCCGAAAAGAAGCTTACGAGACCCTCCGAGCGTCGCAGGAGGAGTTTTTTAGGATAGGCCGATCTTCGGGAGTGGCCGGTGTCGTGAATCCTGTAGACGTTGAAGCTGGCGTGTCCGTTGATCGAAGCAATAAGGAGGGAGTGAATGGGACGAGAGAGGTTTTGGATTCGGGGACTGAAGATACTGAAGACTGTTCAGAGGCGAGGAAGCTGAGAGATTTGGTGAAGGAGGAGGCACCCGAGCCTGGATCTGGTCGCGTTAGGCATCTGGTAAAGGCATTTGAGAACTTCCTTTCCATTTCAAAGGATGATGCTGTTGAAAAGTCAGAAGACAGAGATCCGAACGTGATGAATTGGACATTGCCAGGCTTACAGCAATCGTGCAAGACTGAGGCAGCGAAAACTTCATTTGCATATGTTTTTTCTTCGTCAGAGTTTATACCTTCTAAAAAACCTACTAGGGAGTCGCAGTTGAAGTCTTCAGTGGATGAAAATGTTGAAAG GCTGAGCTTGGGGAGAAGGACATCTGGTGAAGGAAGGAACAAACGTATTGTAAGAAAATCTTGTATTCTACAA AGCTCTGATTGTCTTAGGAGGAGCTGGGATAAGATGCTTAAAATGACAAGCCAACATCCATTCAAGCTCAGGACCGAG CAAAGAGGAAGGATTAAAGAAGAACAATTTATCAAGAAAGTGAAAGAAATGCTGGTTGAGGAGGAGAAGCAACGTATACCTATTGCCCAAGGCCTTCCATGGACCATAGATGAACCAGAG ATCTTGTTGAAGCCCCCCATTAAAGAAAGCACTGAACCTCTAGACCTTGTTTTGCATAGTGATGTGCGTGCAGTTCAAAGGGCTGGGTTTGATAAATTT GTAGCTGAGCGGCTGAGCTTTGCCGAACAACTAAGATTAGAAAGGGAGATGCAACAGAAg tttgaagaagaagaagaaatacggAGGCTCAAAAGAGAGCTTGTGCCTAAAGCTCAACCGATGCCATACTTTGATCGACCCTTTGTTCCTAAAAG GTCGGAAAAGCCTTGCACAATCCCAAAGGAACCAAGATTTCGCATCTGCCCAAGAAAATCTTCATG TGCTTCAAGGTTCAAATAA